The Fulvivirga ligni genome window below encodes:
- a CDS encoding response regulator, with translation MDTELVELLLIEDNPHEAELTIRNLRKNNLANHMKHIDDGAEALDFIFGQGKYASEKDWNFNPKLILLDLKLPKIGGIEILKQVKADPRTRNIPIVILTSSNELPDIDRCYELGANSYIVKPVNFNDFSRVIGELGMYWVITNQQPNPVSDL, from the coding sequence ATGGACACTGAACTAGTTGAATTGTTGTTGATAGAAGATAATCCTCATGAGGCAGAACTGACCATTCGTAATTTGAGGAAGAATAATCTGGCTAATCATATGAAGCACATCGATGATGGTGCTGAGGCTCTCGATTTTATCTTCGGCCAAGGTAAATATGCGTCAGAGAAAGACTGGAATTTCAATCCTAAGCTTATATTATTAGACCTGAAGCTACCCAAGATTGGAGGCATAGAAATCTTAAAACAGGTAAAGGCGGACCCTAGAACTAGAAACATTCCAATAGTAATATTAACCTCATCTAACGAACTTCCTGATATAGACCGATGCTATGAGTTAGGAGCTAATAGCTACATAGTAAAACCGGTTAACTTTAATGATTTTTCTAGAGTGATCGGAGAGCTAGGCATGTACTGGGTGATAACCAATCAACAACCAAACCCCGTTTCCGATTTATAA
- a CDS encoding PKD domain-containing protein → MINSSTKINGNSIITRLLLFQAGLVIALSIFAFQTGYGQCGFSGLASSYCSDDAAVTLSEFTSGGAFSGSGISGSVFTPITAGAGTHTIDYINTNIYSVNTSGAFAPFISGTGWTTVSYGAGDLEDTDDQLSTAVNLGFSFDFFGSSYTQLFVSSNGNVAFTSYVEAAFNSAVIPSTASPDNMIALVRADLDPSKTITDKIEYRVEGVAPNRIFILNYEGVEYKANSDVVDVQLKLFETTNIIEIHTTLNNATLESSLQGIENASGTTGYTVPGRNNQLWSTTNDFVAFTPCSDSKSVTVYANPSANAGTGGDVCGKDAANPFGLSAVASSGTGLWSQVSGPGSSTFSSASSATSNVTANTYGTYVYRWTETNGTCVDFDELTVVYYQPTVADAGPASQDECDLNINLSGIQSISGSSASWTVTSGNAADISFSNANIFNPVATSTAYGTYTLQLTESNGTCSSTDNIVVTFTEQPAADAGTGGNVCGKDAGNPFSLSAVASSGTGLWSQVSGPGSSTFSSASSATSNVTANTYGTYVYRWTETNGSCVDFDEVTVVYYQPTVADAGPASQEECDLNINLSGIQSISGSNASWTVTSGNAADISFSNANIFNPVATSTTFGTYTLQLTESNGTCSSTDNIVVTFTEQPVADAGTGGSICGKDGGNPFSLSAVASSGTGLWSQVSGPGSSTFSAASSATSNVTANTYGTYVYRWTETNGTCVDFDEVTVVYYQPTVADAGPASQEECDLNINLSGIQSIPGSSASWTVTSGNAADISFSNANIFNPVATSTTYGTYTFQLTESNGTCSSTDNIVVTFTEQPAADAGTGGSVCGKDAANPFSLSAVASSGTGLWSQVSGPGSSTFSSATSAASNVTANTYGTYVYRWTETNGTCVDFDEVTVVYYQPTVADAGPASQEECDLNINLSGIQSISGSSASWTVTSGNAADISFSNANIFNPVATSTAYGTYTLQLTESNGTCSSTDNIVVTFTEQPSANAGSGGNVCGKDAGNPFSLSAVASSGTGLWSQVNGPGSSTFSSASSATSNVTANTYGTYVYRWTETNGSCVDFDELTVVYYQPTVADAGPASQEECDLNINLSGIQSISGSSASWTVTSGNAADISFSNANIFNPVATSTAYGTYTLQLTESNGTCSSTDNIVVTFTEQPSANAGSGGNVCGKDAGNPFSLSAVASSGTGLWSQVSGPGSSTFSSASSATSNVTANTYGTYVYRWTETNGSCVDFDEVTVVYYQPTVADAGPASQEECDLNINLSGIQSIPGSNANWTVTSGNAADISFSNANIFNPVATSTTYGTYTLQLTESNGTCSSIDNIVVTFTEQPVADAGTGGDVCGKDAGNPFSLSAVASSGTGLWSQVNGPGSSTFSSASSATSNVTANTYGTYVYRWTETNGSCVDFDEVTVVYYQPTVADAGPASQEECDLNINLSGIQSISGSSASWTVTSGNAADISFSNANIFNPVATSSNYGTYTLQLTESNGTCSSIDNIVVTFTEQPVADAGTGGNVCGKDAGNPFSLSATASSGTGLWSQVSGPGSSTFSSASSATSNVTANAYGTYVYRWTETNGSCVDFDEVTVIYYQPTVADAGPASQEECDLNINLSGIQSIPGSNASWIVTSGNAADISFSNANIFNPVATSTAYGTYTLQLTESNGTCSSTDNIVVTFTEQPVADAGTGGDVCGKDAGNPFSLSAVASSGAGLWSQVSGPGSSTFSSASSATSNVTANTYGTYVYRWTETNGSCVDFDEVTVVFNEDPQVVSVEHDGDVYCEPGVIELSGIIGGGATTANWSLISGGTGTLSASSLTGSVVTANYIPQSGEFGALVFRLTTNDPAGPCNADFMQVTITTNPTAEVYAGTDDEICENEVYTLNGTMGGAASSITWSGGTGTFSNINDPASTYTPSPADIAAGFVTLTISSNDPDGAGPCTLVSDDVIITINALPEVALTGLQSVYAENDPVVLMEGYPSGGTYSGPGVQPGTNEFDPAAANIGTGTPNAIVYAYTDPSGCYNTDTVGVIVNPATNINFIVDGATQDGAGNFQVCANQGDVRLIGNPSVASGIAPTEFLSDTTGLVSLIGGNYYLKTDGLVSGIYEVTYKYTNSESVTSIRKRNVHILASPVSGFSVTNACSADSINFTDETFIPNTPFATSLVSWNWNFGDGSANATVQNPKHKYATPGIYTVTLITSNDRQCTDIYTRDIRVGELPDVSFNWASICNNQATDFQDMTESVDISSFDSYQWDFGDGNIITGAPGDLIPAGANGGRTAGTFKDPSHDYDATGNYDVTLEVTTNDGCVASATQTLFILPYNTVTPNPQSAYFENFENGTGGWVAAANVINASDTSWVWGVADGDVITSPGNNVWWTGGNDRGYYNSEDSYVYGPCFNLSQLKRPMISLDVQFDTQDGFDGAVIQYSTNQGLTWYNIGDINEGIEWYNQQGIIGRPGDNDSYSIANYNEGDKGWTGLTEEWLSARFSLDDIPKEERNLVRFRIAFASDANNPIDKHHDGFAFDNIYIGDKAKKVLLEHFVDSELDISNQSIGYFETLENETLPVENRDFVMLQYHIDDSGEDPLNDDNESDPSARAIYYGVSQAPVAILDGEKYTTPFDIDQVEIEKRVLDAYFDIAIDTLSATSTSVQAEVTVTALRDFNEEVIVHLAVVENDIVLGNGTTYSKVLKKLLFGGEGESLNITWTNGSSKTLRGEWEINTNLYNGSKLQYVAFVQNRSTKEVYTAAEIDIFPKMSGEITGIRALSYDMVSIYPNPASNTVNFKFKNNFNDKLSYKLVDQRGIEMLDGNFTLDNNSSSIDVSKLAGGIYYVIIYQDDQQIMFTKIAVTHR, encoded by the coding sequence ATGATAAATAGCTCAACTAAAATCAACGGCAATTCTATTATAACACGCTTGTTATTATTTCAAGCTGGGTTAGTGATTGCGCTAAGCATTTTTGCCTTCCAGACAGGGTATGGGCAGTGTGGTTTTTCAGGATTGGCATCTAGCTACTGCTCGGACGATGCGGCAGTGACTCTATCTGAGTTTACATCAGGAGGAGCCTTTTCAGGTAGTGGCATTTCTGGAAGCGTTTTTACACCAATCACCGCTGGAGCAGGAACACACACCATTGATTATATTAATACGAATATCTATTCAGTAAATACTTCGGGAGCATTTGCCCCATTTATTTCAGGAACAGGTTGGACCACAGTTAGTTATGGCGCTGGCGATTTAGAGGATACTGACGATCAACTTTCAACCGCGGTTAACTTAGGTTTTTCATTTGATTTTTTTGGAAGTAGCTATACTCAATTATTTGTGTCTTCAAATGGCAATGTAGCTTTCACTTCTTATGTAGAGGCTGCATTTAATTCAGCAGTAATCCCATCTACAGCTTCTCCTGATAATATGATTGCGCTGGTAAGAGCGGATCTGGATCCCTCAAAGACAATTACAGATAAAATCGAATATCGGGTTGAAGGAGTAGCTCCAAACAGGATATTTATTCTCAATTATGAGGGCGTAGAATATAAAGCCAATAGCGATGTGGTGGATGTGCAGTTGAAACTATTTGAGACTACAAATATTATAGAAATACATACTACGCTCAATAACGCTACGCTTGAAAGCAGTTTGCAAGGTATAGAAAATGCATCTGGAACAACAGGCTATACAGTTCCTGGAAGAAATAATCAGTTATGGTCTACTACCAATGATTTCGTTGCTTTCACTCCATGTTCTGATAGTAAAAGTGTGACAGTATATGCTAATCCATCTGCCAATGCCGGAACAGGCGGTGATGTTTGCGGTAAAGATGCCGCAAATCCCTTCGGCTTATCCGCAGTAGCCAGTTCAGGAACAGGCTTATGGAGTCAGGTTAGCGGCCCTGGATCAAGCACATTCTCATCCGCGAGTTCAGCTACCAGCAATGTAACAGCCAATACTTATGGTACTTATGTTTACCGCTGGACAGAGACCAATGGCACTTGTGTCGATTTTGATGAATTGACAGTGGTTTATTATCAGCCAACAGTAGCCGATGCCGGCCCAGCGAGCCAGGACGAATGTGATTTAAACATCAATTTGTCAGGGATACAAAGCATTTCAGGTAGCAGTGCCAGCTGGACAGTTACCAGTGGCAATGCAGCAGACATCAGCTTTAGTAATGCGAATATCTTCAACCCGGTAGCTACATCAACTGCTTATGGTACTTACACGCTTCAACTAACAGAAAGCAATGGAACCTGCAGCAGCACCGACAATATTGTAGTAACATTCACCGAGCAACCTGCAGCCGATGCCGGAACAGGTGGCAATGTTTGCGGTAAAGATGCAGGCAACCCCTTCAGCTTATCCGCAGTAGCCAGTTCAGGCACAGGCTTATGGAGTCAGGTTAGCGGCCCTGGATCAAGTACATTCTCATCCGCGAGTTCAGCTACCAGCAATGTGACAGCTAACACTTATGGTACTTACGTTTACCGCTGGACAGAGACCAATGGCAGTTGTGTTGACTTTGATGAGGTAACAGTGGTTTATTATCAGCCCACCGTTGCCGATGCCGGCCCAGCCAGCCAGGAAGAATGTGATTTAAACATCAATTTATCAGGAATTCAAAGCATATCAGGAAGCAATGCCAGCTGGACAGTTACCAGTGGTAACGCAGCAGACATCAGCTTTAGTAATGCTAATATCTTCAACCCGGTAGCCACTTCAACTACTTTCGGTACTTACACGCTTCAACTTACAGAAAGCAATGGAACCTGCAGCAGCACCGACAATATTGTAGTGACATTCACAGAGCAACCAGTAGCCGATGCCGGAACAGGTGGTAGTATATGCGGTAAAGATGGAGGTAATCCCTTCAGCTTATCCGCAGTAGCTAGTTCAGGAACAGGCTTATGGAGTCAGGTTAGTGGCCCTGGATCAAGTACATTCTCAGCCGCAAGTTCAGCCACCAGCAATGTAACCGCCAATACGTATGGCACTTACGTTTACCGCTGGACAGAAACTAATGGCACTTGTGTTGACTTTGATGAGGTGACGGTGGTTTACTATCAGCCAACAGTAGCCGATGCCGGCCCAGCCAGCCAGGAAGAATGTGATTTAAACATCAACTTATCAGGAATTCAAAGCATCCCAGGCAGTAGTGCCAGCTGGACAGTTACCAGTGGCAATGCAGCAGATATCAGCTTTAGTAATGCAAATATCTTCAACCCTGTAGCTACATCAACTACTTACGGTACTTACACGTTTCAACTAACAGAGAGCAATGGAACCTGCAGCAGCACCGACAATATTGTAGTAACATTCACCGAGCAACCTGCAGCTGATGCCGGAACAGGTGGCAGTGTCTGCGGTAAAGATGCCGCAAATCCATTCTCCTTATCTGCAGTAGCCAGTTCAGGAACAGGCTTGTGGAGTCAGGTTAGCGGCCCTGGATCAAGTACATTCTCATCTGCTACATCAGCAGCTAGTAATGTAACAGCCAATACTTATGGTACTTACGTTTACCGCTGGACAGAGACCAATGGTACTTGTGTTGATTTTGATGAAGTGACAGTGGTTTACTATCAGCCCACCGTTGCCGATGCCGGCCCAGCGAGCCAGGAAGAATGTGATTTGAACATCAACTTATCAGGAATTCAAAGCATATCAGGCAGCAGCGCCAGCTGGACAGTTACCAGTGGTAACGCAGCAGATATCAGCTTCAGTAATGCGAATATCTTCAACCCGGTAGCTACTTCCACTGCTTACGGTACTTACACGCTTCAACTTACAGAAAGCAATGGAACCTGCAGCAGCACCGACAATATTGTAGTAACATTCACCGAGCAACCATCTGCCAATGCAGGTTCAGGTGGCAATGTCTGCGGTAAAGATGCTGGCAACCCTTTCAGCTTATCCGCAGTAGCCAGCTCAGGTACAGGCTTATGGAGTCAGGTAAACGGCCCTGGATCAAGTACATTCTCATCCGCGAGTTCAGCTACCAGCAATGTAACCGCCAACACTTATGGCACTTACGTTTATCGCTGGACAGAGACCAACGGCAGTTGTGTTGATTTTGATGAATTAACAGTGGTTTACTATCAGCCAACAGTAGCCGATGCCGGCCCAGCGAGCCAGGAAGAATGTGATTTGAACATCAACTTATCAGGAATTCAAAGCATATCAGGCAGCAGCGCCAGCTGGACAGTTACCAGTGGTAACGCAGCAGATATCAGCTTCAGTAATGCGAATATCTTCAACCCGGTAGCTACTTCCACTGCTTACGGTACTTACACGCTTCAACTTACAGAAAGCAATGGAACCTGCAGCAGCACCGACAATATTGTAGTAACATTCACCGAGCAACCATCTGCCAATGCAGGTTCAGGTGGCAATGTCTGCGGTAAAGATGCTGGCAACCCATTCAGCTTATCTGCAGTAGCCAGTTCAGGTACAGGACTATGGAGTCAGGTTAGTGGCCCTGGATCAAGTACATTCTCATCCGCGAGTTCAGCCACCAGCAATGTCACTGCCAATACTTATGGTACTTACGTTTATCGCTGGACAGAGACTAATGGCAGTTGTGTTGACTTTGATGAAGTGACAGTGGTTTACTATCAGCCCACCGTTGCCGATGCCGGCCCAGCGAGCCAGGAAGAATGTGATTTGAACATCAACTTATCTGGAATTCAAAGCATCCCAGGCAGCAATGCCAACTGGACGGTTACAAGCGGAAATGCAGCGGACATCAGCTTCAGTAATGCAAATATCTTCAACCCGGTAGCTACTTCAACTACTTACGGAACTTACACGCTTCAACTAACAGAAAGCAATGGAACCTGCAGCAGCATCGACAATATTGTAGTAACATTCACCGAGCAACCAGTAGCTGATGCCGGAACAGGTGGTGATGTATGTGGTAAGGACGCAGGTAATCCCTTCAGCTTATCTGCAGTAGCCAGCTCAGGTACAGGACTATGGAGTCAGGTAAACGGCCCTGGATCAAGTACATTCTCATCCGCGAGTTCAGCCACCAGCAATGTCACTGCCAATACTTATGGTACTTACGTTTATCGCTGGACAGAGACCAACGGCAGTTGTGTTGACTTTGATGAGGTAACAGTGGTTTATTATCAGCCCACCGTTGCCGATGCCGGCCCAGCGAGTCAGGAAGAATGTGATTTAAACATCAACTTATCAGGAATTCAAAGCATCTCAGGCAGCAGCGCCAGCTGGACAGTTACCAGTGGCAATGCAGCAGATATCAGCTTCAGTAATGCAAATATCTTCAACCCGGTAGCTACTTCAAGTAATTACGGTACTTACACGCTTCAACTAACAGAAAGCAATGGAACCTGCAGCAGCATCGACAATATTGTAGTAACCTTCACTGAGCAACCAGTAGCTGATGCCGGAACAGGTGGCAATGTTTGCGGTAAAGATGCAGGCAACCCCTTCAGCTTATCAGCAACTGCCAGCTCAGGTACAGGACTATGGAGTCAGGTTAGTGGCCCTGGATCAAGCACATTCTCATCCGCGAGTTCAGCCACCAGTAATGTAACTGCTAATGCTTATGGTACTTATGTTTACCGCTGGACAGAGACTAATGGCAGTTGTGTTGACTTTGATGAGGTAACAGTGATTTACTATCAGCCCACCGTTGCCGATGCCGGCCCAGCTAGCCAGGAAGAATGTGATTTAAATATCAACTTATCAGGAATACAAAGCATCCCAGGCAGCAATGCCAGTTGGATAGTTACCAGTGGCAACGCAGCAGACATCAGCTTTAGTAATGCGAATATCTTCAACCCGGTCGCTACTTCCACTGCTTATGGTACCTACACGCTTCAACTAACAGAAAGCAATGGAACCTGCAGCAGCACCGACAATATTGTAGTAACATTCACCGAGCAACCAGTAGCTGATGCCGGAACAGGTGGTGATGTATGTGGTAAAGACGCAGGCAACCCCTTCAGCTTATCTGCAGTGGCCAGCTCAGGAGCAGGCTTATGGAGTCAGGTTAGTGGCCCAGGATCAAGTACATTCTCATCCGCCAGTTCAGCCACCAGCAATGTGACAGCTAACACTTATGGTACTTACGTTTACCGCTGGACAGAGACCAACGGCAGTTGTGTAGATTTTGATGAAGTGACTGTAGTGTTTAATGAAGATCCTCAAGTTGTTTCAGTGGAGCACGATGGCGATGTGTATTGTGAGCCAGGTGTTATTGAATTGAGTGGAATCATAGGAGGTGGAGCCACTACCGCTAATTGGTCATTGATCAGTGGAGGTACGGGTACTTTGAGTGCTAGTAGCCTCACTGGATCTGTAGTGACAGCCAATTATATTCCTCAGTCTGGAGAATTTGGAGCCTTAGTATTCAGATTAACTACTAACGATCCTGCTGGTCCATGTAATGCTGATTTTATGCAGGTAACGATCACCACTAATCCTACTGCAGAGGTTTACGCAGGAACAGATGATGAAATCTGTGAAAATGAAGTTTATACCCTCAACGGCACTATGGGAGGAGCAGCTAGCTCCATCACCTGGAGTGGAGGTACGGGTACTTTTTCAAATATTAATGATCCGGCAAGTACTTATACACCGAGTCCTGCAGATATAGCTGCTGGTTTTGTAACACTAACCATTAGCTCTAACGATCCTGATGGCGCTGGGCCATGTACATTGGTGAGCGATGATGTAATTATAACCATCAACGCACTGCCAGAAGTCGCATTAACGGGTTTACAGTCTGTCTATGCCGAAAATGATCCAGTTGTATTAATGGAAGGATATCCTTCTGGAGGTACATATTCTGGACCTGGTGTGCAGCCAGGAACTAATGAATTTGATCCTGCTGCTGCCAATATTGGTACCGGTACTCCAAATGCAATAGTCTATGCTTACACAGATCCGAGCGGATGTTATAATACTGATACAGTAGGTGTTATAGTAAATCCAGCTACCAATATCAACTTTATAGTTGATGGGGCAACTCAAGATGGGGCAGGGAATTTTCAGGTTTGTGCTAATCAAGGTGATGTTAGATTAATAGGTAATCCTTCAGTGGCCAGCGGAATTGCCCCTACAGAGTTTCTTAGTGATACCACAGGTCTCGTTAGTTTGATAGGAGGTAATTATTATTTAAAAACTGATGGCTTAGTTTCAGGTATTTATGAGGTTACTTATAAATACACGAATTCGGAAAGTGTTACTTCTATTAGAAAGCGTAATGTGCATATTCTTGCCAGTCCGGTTTCAGGTTTTAGTGTTACCAATGCCTGCTCTGCAGATTCTATTAATTTTACTGATGAGACCTTTATTCCAAATACACCATTTGCCACTAGCCTGGTAAGTTGGAACTGGAACTTCGGTGATGGCAGCGCTAATGCCACGGTTCAAAATCCTAAACATAAATATGCTACACCAGGTATTTACACTGTTACTCTTATAACGTCTAATGACAGGCAGTGTACTGATATTTATACACGTGATATTAGAGTAGGAGAGTTGCCAGATGTAAGCTTTAACTGGGCTTCTATATGTAATAATCAGGCTACCGACTTCCAGGATATGACTGAGTCGGTAGATATCAGCTCCTTTGATTCCTACCAATGGGATTTTGGTGATGGAAATATAATCACAGGTGCACCAGGGGACCTAATACCTGCGGGTGCTAATGGAGGTAGAACTGCCGGCACATTTAAAGATCCTTCACACGATTATGATGCCACGGGTAACTATGATGTTACACTGGAAGTGACTACCAATGATGGTTGTGTAGCTTCGGCCACTCAAACCTTATTCATTTTACCATACAACACCGTAACACCAAACCCTCAAAGTGCTTATTTTGAGAATTTTGAAAATGGTACCGGCGGTTGGGTGGCAGCTGCTAATGTGATTAATGCCAGCGACACTTCATGGGTATGGGGTGTAGCTGATGGCGACGTCATTACGAGTCCTGGAAATAATGTGTGGTGGACCGGTGGAAATGATAGAGGTTATTACAATAGCGAAGATTCTTATGTCTATGGACCATGTTTTAATTTATCACAATTAAAGCGACCTATGATCTCTCTAGATGTACAGTTTGATACTCAGGATGGATTTGACGGAGCTGTAATACAATACAGCACAAATCAAGGGTTAACCTGGTATAATATTGGAGATATCAATGAAGGCATAGAGTGGTATAACCAACAAGGTATTATTGGCCGTCCTGGAGATAATGATAGTTACTCGATAGCGAATTACAATGAGGGTGACAAAGGCTGGACAGGTCTTACCGAAGAGTGGCTTTCTGCAAGATTCAGTTTAGATGATATACCAAAAGAAGAGAGAAATTTGGTGAGATTCCGAATTGCCTTTGCCAGTGATGCTAACAACCCTATAGATAAACATCATGACGGGTTTGCGTTTGATAATATTTATATCGGAGATAAAGCGAAGAAAGTGCTTCTGGAGCATTTTGTAGACTCCGAGTTGGATATTAGTAACCAATCCATAGGTTATTTTGAAACGCTGGAAAATGAAACGTTGCCCGTTGAGAACCGTGACTTTGTAATGCTCCAATATCATATTGACGATTCTGGAGAAGATCCGTTAAACGATGATAATGAATCAGATCCTAGTGCAAGAGCTATTTATTACGGAGTGTCCCAGGCTCCAGTGGCAATTTTAGATGGAGAAAAGTACACAACGCCATTTGATATTGATCAGGTAGAGATAGAGAAACGAGTACTTGATGCTTATTTCGATATCGCTATTGATACGCTTTCAGCTACTTCTACTTCAGTGCAGGCAGAAGTTACAGTTACCGCTTTAAGAGACTTCAACGAAGAGGTTATTGTTCACCTGGCAGTAGTAGAAAATGACATTGTTTTAGGTAATGGCACCACCTATAGTAAAGTGCTCAAGAAGTTACTCTTTGGAGGCGAAGGAGAAAGTTTGAATATCACATGGACAAATGGTAGCTCCAAGACCTTACGAGGTGAGTGGGAAATCAATACCAATCTTTATAATGGTAGCAAGTTGCAATACGTAGCATTTGTACAAAACAGATCTACCAAAGAGGTCTATACAGCTGCAGAAATAGATATTTTCCCTAAAATGTCTGGAGAGATTACTGGAATCAGAGCTCTTTCCTATGATATGGTAAGCATATACCCGAATCCAGCTTCGAATACTGTGAACTTCAAGTTTAAAAATAACTTTAATGATAAGTTATCATACAAGTTGGTAGATCAGCGAGGTATCGAAATGCTAGATGGTAACTTCACTTTGGATAACAACTCTTCAAGTATTGATGTATCAAAGTTGGCCGGAGGAATATACTACGTTATAATCTATCAGGATGACCAGCAAATCATGTTTACTAAAATAGCTGTGACTCACCGCTAA
- a CDS encoding PAS domain-containing sensor histidine kinase: protein MAGKSSGGVKTKLRSALNKVSSYLMYFIFSLGILVIVGWFLDVEWIKRPIPGLVAMNPLTAICFILTAIAFCLGSKKKSFSYFVAVLTGTIVIGHLILLILDTSFQLDQLVFKGRLWVEAEGTVSNRMAPNTAICFLLSNAAIILLKRDYLPYVTQILALLVIILAGFSIIGYAYKAEEYYGMLEYFPMAIHTAIGFFLLQLALLFRTSNKAIMREITSPLTGGFMARLLLPLSVTVTFLAGFFASLSHRLLIISDELGITLVICTLIISNGFFIWKASAKINQKEKLRIKAEEKNLLTSTLLKSSINSLNDMSIISIDKQYRCISFNTSFQKGVRKIYGVEIDHGQSLWSIILNEKERLELKDKCKRVFKGEIITEEKFIKEINAWHEKKYRPIYDHNHDIIGMTLFVSDITERRVREAKLEEANKELEAFSYTVAHDLRAPLRIIDGYITILNEDYKDLDEGAQRLFEVISRNAVKMGNLIDELLSFAKLGRQSLSLSHVDFEKLINEVLSEQISLMENQNIEVIIGKIENFNCDRALIRQVLVNLISNALKYSQKKDKIIIEIGCFENNNEITYYIKDNGAGFNMQYSDKIFGVFERLHKDSEFEGTGVGLAIVQKIIKKHGGEIWAEAEEGNGATFYFTMPQEQTVTQEIWTLN, encoded by the coding sequence ATGGCCGGAAAGAGTAGCGGTGGTGTTAAGACCAAATTGAGGTCGGCATTGAATAAGGTCTCTTCTTATTTAATGTATTTCATTTTTTCCCTGGGTATTCTAGTAATTGTAGGCTGGTTCCTAGATGTAGAATGGATAAAGAGGCCTATTCCCGGGCTGGTAGCTATGAATCCGCTTACAGCTATCTGCTTTATCTTAACGGCAATTGCTTTCTGCTTAGGGTCTAAAAAGAAATCATTTTCTTATTTCGTAGCAGTTCTAACGGGTACAATTGTTATAGGTCATCTTATTCTGCTAATTCTGGATACTTCATTTCAATTAGATCAATTGGTGTTTAAGGGAAGGCTCTGGGTAGAGGCTGAAGGTACTGTATCTAACCGTATGGCTCCGAATACTGCCATTTGCTTTCTATTGAGTAATGCAGCCATTATCCTCCTTAAAAGGGATTATTTGCCATATGTGACTCAAATATTAGCATTGTTAGTCATTATTCTTGCTGGTTTTTCCATTATAGGGTATGCCTATAAAGCTGAAGAATATTATGGGATGTTAGAGTATTTTCCAATGGCCATTCATACTGCCATTGGTTTTTTCTTATTGCAATTGGCCCTGTTATTTAGAACATCTAACAAAGCCATTATGCGGGAAATAACAAGCCCTTTAACGGGTGGCTTTATGGCCAGGTTACTATTACCATTATCCGTTACAGTAACGTTTTTGGCTGGATTTTTTGCTTCGTTATCACATAGATTACTCATTATTTCTGATGAGCTGGGTATTACTCTTGTTATATGTACGCTCATTATTTCAAACGGCTTTTTCATATGGAAAGCTTCTGCCAAGATAAATCAGAAGGAGAAACTGAGAATAAAGGCTGAAGAGAAGAATTTGCTCACCTCTACATTGTTAAAATCCAGTATTAACAGTCTAAATGATATGTCTATTATATCTATTGATAAACAATATAGATGTATAAGTTTTAATACCAGTTTTCAGAAAGGTGTAAGAAAAATTTATGGCGTGGAGATAGATCATGGTCAATCTCTTTGGTCAATAATTTTAAATGAAAAAGAGCGATTAGAGTTAAAGGATAAGTGTAAAAGAGTATTTAAAGGAGAGATCATTACTGAGGAAAAATTCATTAAAGAAATTAACGCCTGGCATGAGAAGAAGTACCGTCCTATTTATGATCATAATCATGATATCATAGGCATGACACTGTTTGTGTCAGACATTACAGAAAGGCGTGTTAGAGAGGCGAAGCTGGAAGAAGCCAATAAGGAATTGGAGGCTTTTTCGTATACCGTTGCTCATGATCTAAGAGCTCCGCTTAGAATAATAGATGGGTACATCACTATTTTAAATGAAGATTATAAAGATTTGGATGAAGGAGCCCAGAGGCTTTTTGAGGTAATTTCACGAAATGCGGTGAAAATGGGTAACCTTATTGACGAACTACTATCATTTGCCAAGTTAGGCAGGCAGAGCTTAAGTCTAAGTCATGTAGATTTTGAGAAATTAATTAATGAAGTGCTGTCTGAACAGATAAGCCTTATGGAAAATCAGAATATTGAGGTAATCATAGGTAAAATAGAAAACTTTAACTGTGACAGGGCCCTAATTAGACAAGTCTTAGTTAATCTAATTTCTAATGCTCTTAAATATTCACAAAAAAAGGATAAAATTATTATTGAAATAGGTTGTTTTGAAAATAATAATGAAATTACATATTATATTAAGGATAATGGTGCCGGGTTTAACATGCAATATTCTGATAAAATTTTTGGTGTTTTTGAAAGATTACACAAAGATTCGGAATTTGAAGGCACTGGGGTTGGTTTGGCAATAGTACAAAAAATAATTAAAAAACATGGAGGTGAAATTTGGGCGGAGGCTGAAGAAGGTAATGGCGCTACTTTTTATTTTACAATGCCTCAGGAACAAACTGTAACTCAAGAAATATGGACACTGAACTAG